A region of Candidatus Roizmanbacteria bacterium DNA encodes the following proteins:
- a CDS encoding glycosyltransferase family 2 protein, with amino-acid sequence MKNDKITVLIHTHNEEKNIKECITSARILSNEIIVIDMESTDRTTEIATSENVTIKTFPFSHYVEPAREFGIRQASTDWVFILDADERMTQELTDEINGLTGPSPLSSTTYSLLSTHYKVPRKNIFGKQKWLKYGGWWPDHQMRLLNKKSFKEWPERIHSTPVFEGDLGYLENPILHYFHGDIEQMVNKTMIFEDIESDLLFQAKRPVGTLTFFRKFFGELFRRLILKKGFMDGTIGIIESFYQAYSKTITYLFLYEKYYNERKKSGSV; translated from the coding sequence ATGAAAAACGACAAAATAACAGTTCTCATTCATACTCACAATGAAGAAAAGAATATTAAGGAATGTATCACATCAGCCCGGATACTAAGTAACGAAATCATTGTGATTGACATGGAAAGCACTGACAGGACGACTGAGATTGCAACAAGTGAAAACGTAACGATAAAAACTTTTCCTTTCTCACACTATGTAGAGCCCGCGCGTGAGTTCGGCATCAGACAGGCATCAACCGACTGGGTTTTCATTCTTGATGCTGATGAACGCATGACACAGGAATTGACTGATGAGATAAATGGACTAACCGGACCATCCCCCCTATCATCTACAACCTACAGCCTACTATCTACTCACTACAAAGTCCCCCGGAAAAATATTTTCGGAAAACAAAAATGGCTCAAATATGGTGGCTGGTGGCCGGATCATCAGATGAGATTGTTGAATAAAAAATCATTTAAGGAGTGGCCTGAACGTATACATTCAACTCCCGTTTTTGAAGGGGATTTGGGCTATTTGGAAAACCCGATTTTACATTATTTTCACGGTGACATTGAGCAGATGGTCAACAAAACAATGATATTTGAAGATATCGAATCAGATCTTCTTTTTCAAGCGAAAAGACCGGTCGGGACACTGACTTTTTTCCGGAAGTTTTTCGGAGAATTATTCCGCCGTCTCATACTTAAAAAAGGTTTTATGGACGGGACAATTGGTATAATTGAGAGTTTCTATCAGGCATATTCGAAAACAATCACCTATTTGTTTTTGTATGAAAAATACTACAACGAAAGAAAAAAAAGCGGCTCTGTATGA
- a CDS encoding glycosyltransferase family 2 protein has protein sequence MAHIAIITVVYKNYSILNDFLLSLTKQSNKNFHLFIADASPERKEIKAEGIEMTVIPIDNKGYAHGVNTGIKKAQSMGFERYCVINDDVYFNEDFVHKLENTFDEHPKTVFGGKIYYAPGYEFHKDRYSKDDAGTVLWYAGGTVDWAHATTGHRGVDEVDQGQFDIPEQTEFITGCLTCFDQQVVDQIGYWDENYFLYYEDADYSERAKRNNIPLYYVPGLMIWHKNAQSTDGSGSELHQKLQKKAQLRFSNKFAPFRTKLHVLKNYYGSRLAH, from the coding sequence ATGGCGCATATAGCAATTATAACCGTAGTCTATAAAAATTATAGTATACTGAACGACTTTCTTCTCAGCCTTACGAAACAATCGAACAAAAACTTTCATCTTTTTATCGCTGATGCGTCGCCTGAAAGAAAGGAAATAAAAGCGGAAGGAATTGAAATGACTGTTATCCCTATTGATAACAAAGGGTATGCACACGGAGTAAACACGGGCATAAAGAAAGCACAATCAATGGGCTTTGAACGGTACTGTGTGATCAATGACGATGTGTATTTCAACGAAGACTTTGTTCATAAACTCGAAAACACATTTGATGAACATCCGAAGACCGTCTTTGGCGGTAAGATTTACTATGCCCCCGGTTACGAATTCCATAAAGATCGGTATTCAAAAGATGATGCCGGTACCGTTTTGTGGTACGCAGGCGGAACCGTTGACTGGGCACATGCCACCACCGGACACCGCGGAGTAGATGAGGTGGATCAAGGACAGTTTGATATCCCTGAACAAACGGAGTTCATAACGGGATGTCTGACATGTTTCGATCAACAGGTTGTAGATCAAATCGGATACTGGGATGAAAACTATTTTCTTTATTATGAAGATGCCGACTACAGTGAACGGGCGAAGAGAAACAATATCCCTTTGTATTATGTTCCAGGATTGATGATCTGGCACAAAAACGCGCAATCAACTGACGGTTCAGGTTCTGAACTACATCAAAAACTGCAAAAAAAGGCACAGCTCAGATTTTCGAATAAATTTGCACCTTTCAGGACAAAACTTCATGTGCTGAAGAATTATTATGGCTCTAGACTAGCACATTAA
- a CDS encoding glycosyltransferase family 39 protein encodes MKIQKKHITIILVAAALVTFIWHIIPVISEFERYTEKYDAKQYEDSYNKSQYVIPQSKHYISDEMLLSHAGYAYVHGLNPILINSDHPPLGKYIIGWITVLSGNNRVSSLVFGFLVYLIVSVIIYRLTASRNGVLLGIFFLSTDTVFRDQLYYAPILDIIQVSFLLAYILFFLLYLQTSKKLYLLLMGLSAGAMAGIKLFFPVIVLLTVSAIYLGILNLFGKRKKLTADAISISGVSVLAGLTYMMSYLMLFIQGGTVRTFLGVQKWIFLFWKNNSIDTASVWGNIVPFVLFNKWKVWWGTEPYISYEHWSIFWPVYFLAGMGIAVTMLVVTAKKIVFEKKHAISSKLPDSFGIFLSMWVVIALMYLLFIPISPRYLMILYFPIYILIVFTLHKRFPNYV; translated from the coding sequence ATGAAAATACAAAAAAAACATATTACCATAATTCTCGTTGCGGCGGCATTAGTGACGTTCATATGGCATATCATACCGGTCATTTCTGAATTCGAACGATATACCGAGAAGTATGATGCGAAACAATATGAAGACAGCTACAACAAGTCGCAGTATGTAATCCCTCAGTCTAAGCATTATATATCAGATGAAATGCTCTTGAGTCATGCCGGGTATGCCTATGTCCACGGTCTTAATCCGATTCTCATTAATTCTGACCACCCACCCCTAGGTAAATATATTATCGGATGGATTACGGTGTTAAGCGGAAATAACCGGGTTTCATCGCTTGTTTTCGGTTTTCTTGTCTATCTTATTGTTTCCGTGATTATCTACCGTTTAACGGCATCCCGGAACGGGGTACTGTTGGGAATTTTTTTTCTCTCAACCGACACAGTTTTTCGTGATCAGCTGTATTATGCACCGATACTTGATATTATTCAGGTGTCATTTCTTCTTGCGTATATACTGTTTTTTCTTTTATATTTACAAACATCAAAGAAGCTCTATCTATTATTGATGGGATTATCGGCCGGTGCGATGGCCGGTATAAAATTATTCTTTCCGGTGATTGTTCTGCTTACCGTTTCTGCAATCTATCTCGGGATACTTAATCTGTTCGGCAAAAGGAAAAAACTAACCGCAGACGCTATTTCTATTTCAGGAGTTTCAGTGCTTGCCGGTCTGACATACATGATGTCGTATCTTATGCTTTTTATTCAGGGAGGAACCGTCAGGACATTCCTTGGTGTCCAAAAATGGATTTTTCTTTTCTGGAAAAATAACTCCATTGATACGGCTTCCGTATGGGGGAACATTGTCCCGTTTGTCCTTTTCAACAAATGGAAAGTATGGTGGGGTACTGAACCTTATATTTCATACGAGCACTGGTCGATATTCTGGCCGGTGTATTTTCTCGCAGGGATGGGAATTGCTGTCACCATGCTTGTCGTTACGGCAAAAAAAATCGTGTTTGAGAAAAAACATGCAATTTCTTCAAAACTGCCTGATTCATTTGGGATATTTCTTTCGATGTGGGTGGTTATTGCCCTTATGTATCTTCTTTTTATTCCGATTTCACCACGATACCTTATGATTCTGTACTTTCCGATCTACATACTGATTGTTTTTACGTTGCACAAACGTTTTCCGAACTATGTCTAA
- a CDS encoding glycosyltransferase family 39 protein, whose product MQKLYRALFFILLTVIIIFSAWPILHGNIDFHTDIARDFLLLDDVYYNKNITLIGPRSGGIPGVFHGPLWLYVNLPAYVLGGGNPVAVGWFWILLFVVSVGVVYEVARRMFDEKAAMIASLVYSSAYGSSVYAFFNPSGAVLLFPVFFYLLWLFIKKDNPLVLAAAMFILGCIIQFQMAFGVPMLILITPYILFRTIIKKKWINLLMMLVIVVPTSSYILFELRHDFLQIRSVFGYLNGAENAGKVYMPFRELLYQRINFLMNDSLGMITYDILWITFFVGFSLVFTLIKEVKKINLSDKYLLFVYLLGGFWALTLAYKGVIWGYYYIPFVGIVAIFFASTYKYFNKKVFAVLLAVLLLNNMQVLYWKTVDQDFTQGNWLFFKDAALRVFNDAPSEFGYYIYTTDQYGYSSRYAMNYLDRLNPDKSAYPYQKKPVTYLMIDDPGDHEFTNHMTWKTYDVRIATEPARIETVSKTYKIERYNLTDEQLAVESNPFMLNSIIFR is encoded by the coding sequence ATGCAGAAACTGTATCGTGCGCTTTTTTTTATTCTTTTAACCGTTATTATTATTTTTTCTGCATGGCCGATACTTCACGGCAACATAGACTTTCATACTGATATAGCAAGGGATTTTCTACTTCTTGATGACGTCTATTACAACAAGAACATCACTCTTATCGGTCCGAGATCAGGCGGTATTCCCGGAGTGTTTCACGGGCCTTTGTGGCTGTATGTCAACCTGCCGGCATATGTCCTGGGGGGCGGAAACCCGGTGGCGGTCGGATGGTTCTGGATACTGTTGTTTGTCGTAAGTGTCGGAGTAGTTTATGAAGTAGCACGACGCATGTTTGATGAAAAAGCAGCCATGATTGCCAGTTTGGTTTATTCTTCGGCATACGGGAGTTCGGTGTATGCGTTTTTCAATCCGTCAGGAGCAGTTCTCCTGTTTCCGGTTTTTTTCTATTTATTATGGTTGTTTATTAAGAAGGATAACCCTTTGGTATTGGCGGCTGCAATGTTTATCCTGGGGTGTATTATTCAGTTTCAAATGGCATTCGGTGTACCGATGCTGATACTGATAACTCCGTATATTCTTTTTAGAACAATCATCAAAAAAAAGTGGATAAACCTTCTGATGATGCTTGTCATAGTTGTACCAACTTCAAGTTATATTTTATTTGAACTCAGGCATGACTTTCTTCAGATTCGCTCTGTTTTCGGGTATCTGAACGGAGCTGAGAACGCAGGTAAGGTCTATATGCCTTTCCGTGAGCTTCTGTATCAGAGAATCAATTTCCTAATGAATGATTCGCTCGGCATGATCACCTATGATATTCTCTGGATTACGTTCTTTGTCGGCTTTTCCTTGGTTTTTACCCTCATTAAGGAAGTCAAAAAAATTAATTTATCCGATAAATATCTTTTGTTTGTATACCTTCTGGGAGGTTTCTGGGCACTGACGCTTGCGTATAAAGGCGTCATTTGGGGCTATTATTACATTCCTTTTGTCGGTATCGTTGCGATCTTTTTTGCTTCCACATACAAATACTTCAATAAAAAAGTATTTGCGGTATTGCTTGCCGTCCTTTTGTTGAATAACATGCAGGTCCTGTATTGGAAAACAGTAGATCAGGATTTTACCCAAGGGAACTGGCTCTTTTTCAAAGATGCAGCGCTGCGCGTCTTTAATGATGCACCTTCTGAATTCGGGTATTACATCTATACGACAGATCAGTACGGATACTCATCCAGGTATGCCATGAATTATCTTGACAGACTGAATCCTGATAAATCTGCCTATCCCTATCAAAAGAAACCGGTGACTTATCTCATGATTGACGATCCGGGAGATCATGAATTCACAAATCACATGACGTGGAAAACCTATGATGTCAGGATTGCCACAGAGCCGGCACGAATTGAGACGGTCTCAAAAACTTACAAAATCGAAAGGTACAATTTAACTGATGAGCAATTGGCTGTAGAATCGAATCCCTTTATGTTAAATTCGATCATTTTCCGCTGA
- a CDS encoding IS1595 family transposase: MVCNNRPISKYKRKKILWCFAHDLSATQTSGILGLNRNTVNKYYNNIRQLIYHHQVHQMQRYVGGEIEIDESYFGPRRMRGKSSKRGRGTSFKQVVFGIYERQGRVFTRIIPNCKRRTLHAVMKGKIDLNSTVYSDSWSGYNGLVDVGYDKHLRINHKKNEFSNTKGVHINGIESFWSFCKRRLVKFNGVKKNFPLHLKECEWRWSKSPSILYNELLQIVNVLV; encoded by the coding sequence ATGGTTTGTAACAATAGGCCGATATCAAAATACAAGAGAAAAAAGATACTATGGTGTTTTGCACACGATCTGAGTGCTACACAGACCTCTGGTATTTTGGGTCTCAACCGCAATACAGTCAACAAATATTACAATAATATTCGTCAACTCATATATCATCACCAAGTGCACCAGATGCAACGATATGTTGGTGGTGAGATAGAAATTGATGAATCATACTTTGGACCTCGAAGGATGAGAGGCAAGTCAAGTAAAAGAGGTCGTGGGACGTCATTTAAGCAGGTAGTATTTGGGATATATGAGCGTCAAGGACGTGTATTTACTCGTATCATTCCAAACTGTAAAAGAAGAACGCTACATGCTGTTATGAAGGGAAAGATTGACTTGAACAGTACTGTATATTCAGATTCGTGGAGCGGATACAACGGACTTGTTGATGTCGGGTATGACAAACATTTGAGAATCAATCACAAGAAAAATGAGTTCTCAAATACAAAAGGGGTCCATATCAATGGCATAGAGTCATTCTGGTCCTTTTGTAAAAGACGTCTCGTTAAGTTCAATGGTGTAAAGAAAAACTTTCCATTACACTTGAAAGAGTGTGAATGGAGATGGAGCAAATCCCCATCGATCCTTTACAATGAACTATTACAAATTGTTAATGTGCTAGTCTAG
- a CDS encoding glycosyltransferase family 4 protein: MKNTTTKEKKAALYDPYFDTMGGGEKHILSILKVLDDHDYEITIYWDTDLTDEIVQKLGLKFKRIRFKKNIFKYGDLLTKTKELSQYDRFFYVTDGSYFFSTAKQNFVFCMVPQKSLYNMGVANKLKTRNFRFIANSEFTRNWLSKWGMQAEVVYPYLPDEYINRDTQKKEKIILSVGRFFRQLHSKRQDIAIQWFIDLQKAGDRYKDYELHLAGSVLPSDTEYLQELQESAKGNQNIHFHTNISYADVLTLYKRAEYYWHFAGYDIDQEEHPERTEHLGITPLEAMASGCLTFAYRAGGPSEIIQDNETGFLFRTQEELFEKMKSAEDIRTEVLSSAKAYVSRNFSYQTFRKQVEHIILNQ, from the coding sequence ATGAAAAATACTACAACGAAAGAAAAAAAAGCGGCTCTGTATGATCCGTATTTTGATACGATGGGAGGAGGAGAAAAACATATCCTTTCAATTCTCAAGGTATTGGACGATCATGATTATGAGATCACGATATACTGGGATACTGATTTAACGGATGAGATTGTACAAAAACTGGGTTTGAAATTTAAGCGTATCCGCTTTAAAAAAAATATTTTCAAATACGGAGATCTTCTTACAAAAACAAAGGAACTATCGCAATACGATAGGTTTTTCTATGTCACTGACGGCAGCTATTTTTTCTCTACTGCCAAACAAAATTTCGTGTTCTGCATGGTCCCTCAGAAATCGTTATACAACATGGGCGTTGCTAATAAACTTAAAACAAGAAATTTTCGTTTTATTGCAAACTCTGAATTTACACGTAACTGGCTGAGCAAATGGGGTATGCAAGCAGAGGTAGTGTATCCCTATTTACCGGATGAATACATCAACCGGGATACTCAAAAGAAGGAAAAAATAATTCTGAGTGTTGGGAGGTTTTTCCGCCAGCTTCACTCTAAAAGACAGGATATTGCAATACAATGGTTCATTGATCTGCAAAAAGCCGGTGACAGATACAAAGATTACGAGCTCCACTTGGCTGGAAGCGTCCTCCCTTCTGACACGGAATATCTGCAAGAGTTGCAGGAGTCAGCAAAAGGCAATCAGAATATTCATTTTCACACTAATATTTCTTATGCGGATGTTTTAACATTGTACAAAAGAGCAGAATATTATTGGCACTTCGCCGGATATGATATCGATCAGGAAGAACATCCTGAGCGGACTGAACATCTCGGCATCACGCCTCTTGAAGCTATGGCATCGGGATGTCTCACATTTGCCTATCGGGCAGGAGGTCCTTCAGAAATTATTCAGGACAATGAAACAGGGTTTCTCTTCAGAACGCAGGAAGAACTTTTTGAAAAAATGAAAAGTGCTGAAGATATCAGGACAGAAGTACTGTCATCTGCAAAAGCATACGTAAGCAGGAATTTTTCTTACCAGACATTCCGTAAACAAGTTGAACACATTATTCTCAATCAATGA
- a CDS encoding glycosyltransferase family 39 protein, which produces MNYLKHLLNKKAYLLLALFTFVTVMLHMRQIEFPCFNSDEASFAYNAYSIAKTARDEYGTLLPTRFKAFGENKLPVTIYTIAAFVGPLGLSETTARLPFILIGIISPILFFVLTKKLTGKESIGLITAFLASISPWIQIMSRHIHENIIMLVLVIGMLWILYELQKKVTMRRLLFLSLLVGIGLFTYHIGKVIAVFVLMWVAYLILLKKQNRSHMKEAAVIFAIPFVIFGATELMNPTSRISNLLFTSNKGFTLSIEELRKEHDSRIVHNKISKSVSVLSNQYLSYFSPEFLVRKGDNNARFGFEGISPITPVTYIFILIGLYFMFKNREESRFLLVSLMLTAPLSAALSWQEYSLTRSFLLIIPFLIFASYGIYHGTLTFKKTSFRILFLTVVLGSILYFNFFSWDFYFNHYPKRVEAIYGWQCGYKNMGQYIKENYNNFERFYITKKLGQPYIFTLFYLQYLPSDYHKQAELTELDEYGFGQVEKYDKFIFDMPEPDRNESAVFIGYPEEFTNLSRDAVKVISVEGNDIFWLYEGQRNK; this is translated from the coding sequence ATGAACTACTTAAAACATTTACTCAATAAAAAAGCTTATCTGCTGCTGGCACTGTTTACTTTTGTAACGGTGATGCTTCATATGAGACAGATTGAATTCCCCTGCTTCAACTCCGATGAAGCATCTTTTGCATACAACGCTTATTCAATCGCAAAAACGGCACGTGATGAATACGGGACGCTACTCCCGACGCGTTTTAAAGCATTCGGAGAAAATAAACTTCCCGTCACAATCTATACGATTGCCGCGTTCGTCGGTCCATTGGGACTGAGCGAGACAACGGCACGACTGCCGTTTATTCTCATCGGAATTATTTCTCCGATTCTCTTTTTTGTTTTAACAAAGAAACTAACCGGAAAAGAATCAATCGGACTTATAACGGCATTTCTAGCAAGCATCTCCCCGTGGATTCAGATCATGTCGCGACACATTCATGAGAATATCATCATGCTTGTATTAGTGATAGGTATGCTGTGGATTTTGTACGAACTGCAAAAAAAGGTGACAATGAGGAGACTTCTTTTCCTTTCTCTCCTGGTCGGAATCGGCCTTTTCACCTATCACATCGGGAAAGTAATAGCAGTGTTTGTACTGATGTGGGTAGCGTATTTGATACTGTTGAAAAAACAAAACCGTTCCCATATGAAAGAAGCTGCGGTTATTTTTGCAATCCCATTTGTCATCTTCGGGGCAACGGAGTTGATGAACCCGACAAGCCGCATAAGCAATTTACTTTTTACAAGCAACAAAGGATTTACCCTCTCTATTGAAGAACTTCGCAAAGAGCATGATTCGCGCATAGTTCACAACAAAATCTCAAAATCCGTTTCCGTCCTTTCGAATCAGTACCTTTCTTATTTCTCCCCTGAGTTTTTAGTAAGAAAAGGTGATAACAACGCAAGATTCGGATTTGAAGGAATATCTCCTATAACTCCGGTAACCTACATATTTATTCTTATCGGACTGTATTTTATGTTCAAAAACAGAGAAGAGTCGCGATTTTTGCTAGTGTCACTGATGCTTACGGCACCGCTTTCTGCAGCACTGTCATGGCAGGAATATTCTCTGACCAGATCATTTTTGCTTATTATTCCTTTCCTGATTTTTGCATCTTACGGGATATATCACGGTACTCTCACGTTTAAGAAAACTTCTTTTAGAATCCTTTTTCTGACAGTTGTTCTTGGAAGTATTCTCTATTTCAATTTCTTCAGCTGGGATTTTTACTTCAATCACTATCCGAAGCGTGTTGAGGCAATTTACGGATGGCAGTGCGGATATAAAAATATGGGCCAATACATCAAGGAAAATTACAATAATTTTGAGAGGTTTTATATCACCAAAAAACTGGGACAGCCGTATATCTTTACTCTGTTTTATCTGCAGTATCTGCCTTCTGATTACCACAAGCAGGCTGAACTGACTGAGCTTGACGAATACGGTTTCGGGCAGGTAGAGAAATATGACAAATTCATTTTTGATATGCCCGAGCCGGACAGGAATGAATCCGCCGTATTTATCGGATATCCTGAAGAGTTTACGAATCTGTCACGGGATGCTGTCAAAGTGATTTCAGTTGAAGGGAATGATATCTTCTGGTTGTATGAAGGTCAAAGAAACAAGTAG
- a CDS encoding glycosyltransferase family 39 protein, with product MKSNPNRFRFDWYLIVLLVIFVPLFFFRMHWPNLGSWDEAWYGSIAREMAKSGDFMYSNWNGYPFYDHPPMGFWIMAVTYMFFGVSEFTTRLPSVLLGIFSIVLVYLTGSELFKKKAVGFAAALILGTSVWYVIRVRSGNLDSPFVFFYILTIYLALKSVKNIKLFPLVGLAFGALMMTKTLVGISALPVIGVIMFPRIMEIKKNILWLLGGIAAFLFVVGPWYIMHILTYPDFIAHHFLEIGTRSKTAASYFSLNYELPLFYLHMGIRKWYYLWNLGLGALIITLRFIKRNAFIILFWNGVVLYPFLTTDKTHIWHLIPVYLPLSLIVAYGLWELGNFAVTIIKKFPVLPVQKFINTYVSERVIAGVFILAIVFIAGIQVKVFYNEVIPNSRYVTDDVAIAKEAAKYDQKIYLDDDFLPMAVFYSGKFMKQVSYEPEERSTLVKVFRSERSDFVAITRIWAIQNLEAEGIEYRILDKNNSFVIVSPP from the coding sequence ATGAAGTCAAACCCGAATCGATTTCGTTTTGACTGGTATCTGATTGTGTTGCTCGTGATATTTGTACCGCTTTTTTTCTTCAGAATGCACTGGCCCAATCTCGGAAGCTGGGATGAAGCCTGGTACGGCTCGATAGCACGTGAAATGGCAAAAAGCGGTGATTTCATGTACTCCAACTGGAACGGGTATCCGTTCTATGATCATCCGCCGATGGGGTTCTGGATTATGGCGGTGACATATATGTTTTTCGGCGTTTCGGAGTTTACAACGAGATTACCTTCCGTTCTTCTCGGAATTTTTTCGATTGTTCTGGTGTATCTTACCGGATCTGAATTATTCAAAAAAAAAGCAGTAGGTTTTGCCGCAGCACTTATTCTCGGTACATCTGTATGGTATGTCATAAGGGTGCGTTCGGGGAATTTGGATTCTCCTTTCGTTTTTTTCTATATCCTGACAATATATCTTGCTCTCAAATCAGTTAAAAACATCAAATTGTTTCCTCTTGTTGGGCTGGCTTTCGGAGCCCTTATGATGACCAAAACACTGGTCGGGATTTCTGCATTGCCGGTGATCGGTGTGATTATGTTTCCCCGCATCATGGAAATTAAAAAAAATATTCTATGGCTTTTGGGAGGAATTGCAGCATTTCTTTTCGTTGTCGGGCCCTGGTATATCATGCATATTTTGACATACCCTGATTTTATTGCCCATCATTTTCTTGAAATCGGGACAAGGAGCAAAACTGCCGCTTCGTACTTCAGTCTCAACTATGAGCTTCCGCTCTTTTATCTTCATATGGGAATAAGGAAGTGGTATTATTTGTGGAATCTCGGGCTGGGCGCGTTGATTATCACGCTCCGCTTTATCAAACGAAATGCTTTTATTATTCTCTTTTGGAATGGGGTAGTATTGTATCCCTTTCTGACGACGGATAAAACCCACATATGGCATCTCATTCCCGTGTATCTGCCGTTATCGCTGATTGTAGCTTACGGTTTGTGGGAACTTGGGAATTTTGCCGTAACAATTATAAAAAAATTTCCGGTTTTACCCGTTCAAAAGTTTATAAATACCTATGTATCCGAAAGGGTAATTGCCGGAGTTTTTATACTTGCAATTGTGTTTATTGCAGGAATCCAGGTGAAAGTTTTTTATAATGAAGTCATTCCAAATTCAAGATACGTGACGGATGATGTTGCGATCGCAAAGGAAGCAGCTAAATATGATCAGAAGATATATCTTGATGATGATTTTCTTCCGATGGCAGTCTTTTATTCGGGTAAATTCATGAAACAGGTCTCTTATGAACCTGAGGAGAGATCAACACTTGTTAAGGTGTTCCGATCGGAGAGATCCGACTTTGTTGCAATAACACGTATATGGGCTATCCAGAATCTTGAGGCGGAGGGGATCGAATATCGCATCCTTGATAAAAATAATTCGTTTGTAATTGTCAGCCCGCCATAA
- a CDS encoding glycosyltransferase family 2 protein — MNISVIIPTYRNTEVLLKNLKHNLPYLDGCEIIVVNDYPKQTIKKDLNQFAQIRVIENMTNKGFAGTVNTGVREATRDYILLLNDDVKLLNSSYKKAFDQLQEDKTLFAVSFAQKETNGSIVGKNMIYWKNGFLQHQAVKPDTAGPNAWAEGGSCLVDKKKFDELHGFDEMFNPFYWEDIDLSYRAWKKGYRIEFNPQILVEHHHETTISSHFQKDRIEAIAYRNQLLFTWKNISSWDLLIAHKLHLIKRLVSAIMKNDVNFLEGFIQALKRFPQAFIKHFRNPKLRSDHELLKTFTQ; from the coding sequence ATGAATATCTCAGTAATCATACCCACATATCGCAACACTGAAGTGCTTCTCAAAAATCTGAAGCATAACCTGCCCTACCTTGACGGATGCGAAATTATTGTAGTAAATGATTATCCGAAGCAAACAATAAAAAAAGACCTTAATCAATTCGCGCAGATCAGAGTGATTGAGAACATGACAAACAAAGGATTTGCCGGAACGGTAAATACGGGAGTCAGAGAAGCAACAAGAGATTATATTCTTCTTCTTAATGATGACGTAAAACTGCTGAATAGCTCATATAAAAAAGCATTTGATCAGCTTCAGGAAGATAAAACGCTGTTTGCAGTATCATTCGCCCAGAAAGAAACAAACGGATCAATCGTCGGGAAGAACATGATCTATTGGAAAAACGGTTTTCTACAGCATCAGGCGGTCAAACCGGATACTGCCGGTCCGAATGCCTGGGCGGAAGGGGGCTCCTGTCTTGTTGATAAGAAAAAATTTGATGAACTGCACGGCTTTGATGAGATGTTTAACCCTTTTTATTGGGAAGATATTGATCTTTCATATCGGGCGTGGAAAAAAGGATATCGGATCGAGTTCAATCCGCAGATTTTAGTGGAACACCATCATGAAACAACCATAAGCAGTCATTTCCAAAAGGACCGTATCGAGGCAATTGCATACAGAAATCAGTTGTTATTCACTTGGAAAAATATCTCTTCATGGGATCTCCTGATCGCTCACAAACTGCATCTTATCAAGAGACTTGTAAGCGCTATAATGAAAAATGATGTCAATTTTCTTGAGGGTTTTATCCAGGCTCTGAAGCGATTTCCTCAAGCCTTTATTAAACATTTCAGGAATCCGAAATTACGTTCTGATCATGAACTACTTAAAACATTTACTCAATAA